Proteins found in one Gloeocapsa sp. PCC 73106 genomic segment:
- a CDS encoding SRPBCC family protein, which yields MLSFSLIAITTQLLLNSPQSSHSLSQPVTISQAEVNSSRVIFSGAQGEYTCSVAVTGDLDSIWTVLTDYDNFAEYMPNVVESKLIHTQGNQKVFTQVQIFRLLLLSIRSQVTIDTTEDYPREIKFTLVDGNLKHLNGSWTIRPMSSNRFLVTHKVSVEPNLESSDLRAVFFNVYEDTLKKTLEVVRQEAEKRSFELGR from the coding sequence ATGCTAAGCTTTTCTTTAATCGCAATTACTACTCAACTTCTGTTAAATTCACCCCAAAGTTCCCACTCCCTATCACAACCTGTAACTATCAGTCAAGCTGAGGTAAATAGCAGCAGGGTTATCTTTAGTGGTGCTCAAGGAGAATATACTTGTTCTGTTGCTGTAACGGGAGATCTAGATTCTATCTGGACTGTGTTAACAGACTATGATAATTTTGCCGAATATATGCCCAATGTTGTTGAAAGCAAATTAATACACACCCAAGGTAATCAAAAAGTTTTCACACAGGTACAAATTTTTCGGCTATTACTTTTATCTATCAGAAGTCAAGTTACTATAGACACGACAGAAGACTATCCCCGGGAAATAAAATTTACATTAGTAGATGGAAATCTCAAACATCTAAACGGAAGTTGGACGATTAGACCTATGTCTTCTAATCGATTTCTAGTTACTCATAAAGTTTCTGTAGAACCCAATTTGGAATCTAGTGATCTGCGCGCTGTGTTTTTTAACGTCTATGAAGATACCTTGAAAAAAACCCTAGAGGTAGTCAGACAAGAAGCAGAAAAACGTTCTTTTGAACTTGGAAGATGA
- a CDS encoding glycosyltransferase family 39 protein: MLSTSWSRLVTIVIILGICFRIINLGNKIYWVDEVATSLRVAGFTKQEIVAELSEQHLIDIKSLQKYQQINDDKNFEDTWQALTKSPEHAPLYFTLARIWTQWTGLSVITIRLLSVLLSLLALTCIYWLSQQLFPSTEVKWIAVCFLAVSPLYVAYAQEARPYSLWIVIILLSQIALIQALRSNTLINWILYGISLILSFYTSLLSFLIVIGQVIYVLSISNKKLFTQLFVVSIAVLAFSPWLIIMVNNWQLIQENTTWMNIPLNPGILFIVWLYSISTVFIETPLYPTLDAIIVIRLIVDLNFLILMLVSFYFLYKTTSKAVWLFFASQLLIPVLLLIAIDLCLGGQRSTAIRYLMPSYLLIHIALAYLFVNKILGQKRQRWKAILAVLLLIQISSCLFMSDKSPRYQKTRNLHNPAIAQIINQSTSPILLTEEPQILDAISLSYLIKAGTKFKLLNAQENLDFLIPEHQVFILKPSLSLLNHIRQQKLMTTQIYQPRLLIPEEIYLSLWKIEIKPS, from the coding sequence ATGTTATCAACAAGTTGGTCAAGATTAGTAACCATAGTTATCATTTTGGGTATTTGTTTTAGAATTATTAATTTGGGAAATAAAATATATTGGGTAGATGAAGTTGCTACCTCTTTGCGAGTAGCTGGATTTACTAAACAGGAAATAGTTGCCGAACTTAGTGAGCAACACTTGATTGATATTAAATCATTACAAAAGTATCAGCAAATTAATGATGACAAAAATTTTGAAGATACTTGGCAAGCTTTAACTAAAAGTCCAGAACACGCCCCATTATACTTTACTTTAGCGAGAATCTGGACACAATGGACAGGTCTTTCTGTAATAACAATTAGACTGTTATCCGTCTTATTAAGCTTACTAGCATTAACTTGTATTTATTGGTTATCTCAACAATTGTTTCCCTCTACCGAGGTGAAATGGATCGCTGTTTGTTTCCTAGCTGTATCTCCTTTGTACGTTGCTTACGCTCAAGAAGCGCGTCCTTATAGTTTATGGATAGTAATTATTCTACTATCACAAATTGCTTTGATTCAAGCTTTACGTTCAAATACTTTAATTAATTGGATTTTGTACGGGATTAGTTTAATTCTCAGCTTTTATACTTCCTTGCTCTCATTTCTTATAGTAATTGGACAAGTTATTTATGTTTTAAGTATTAGCAATAAAAAATTATTTACTCAGTTATTTGTAGTAAGCATTGCGGTTTTAGCTTTTAGTCCTTGGCTAATAATCATGGTAAATAATTGGCAATTAATTCAAGAAAATACAACTTGGATGAATATACCGCTGAATCCGGGAATATTGTTTATTGTTTGGCTTTATAGTATATCGACAGTTTTTATTGAAACTCCACTTTATCCTACTTTAGATGCAATTATAGTTATCCGTCTAATTGTTGATTTAAACTTTTTAATATTAATGTTGGTTTCTTTTTATTTTCTTTATAAAACTACCTCTAAAGCAGTTTGGTTATTTTTTGCATCACAATTATTAATACCTGTATTGCTGCTAATAGCTATTGATTTATGCTTAGGAGGACAACGTTCCACAGCGATTAGGTATTTAATGCCCAGTTATTTGCTGATTCATATTGCTCTTGCTTATTTATTTGTTAATAAAATCTTAGGTCAAAAGCGACAGAGATGGAAAGCTATTTTGGCTGTGTTACTCTTAATTCAGATCTCGTCTTGTTTGTTTATGTCAGATAAATCGCCTAGATATCAAAAAACTCGTAATTTACATAACCCAGCGATCGCCCAGATAATTAATCAAAGCACCTCACCAATTCTATTGACTGAAGAACCACAAATTTTAGACGCCATCTCTCTTAGTTATTTAATCAAAGCAGGAACTAAATTTAAATTATTAAATGCTCAGGAAAATTTAGATTTTTTAATACCTGAACACCAGGTATTTATTCTTAAACCTTCTTTATCCTTGCTTAACCACATCAGACAACAGAAGTTAATGACAACACAGATATACCAACCTCGGTTGTTAATCCCAGAAGAAATATACTTGTCATTATGGAAAATAGAAATCAAACCGTCCTAG
- a CDS encoding YajQ family cyclic di-GMP-binding protein, producing the protein MAVNYSFDVVSDFERQELVNAVDQTLREIKSRYDLKDTNTTVELTDDKLTINTNSDLTLQAVQDVLRTKAAKRNLSQKIFEYGTPESVSGNRLRQEITLKKGIDAEIAKKITKMIRDNCKKVQASIQGDAVRISAKSKDDLQTVIQMIKEEDWTIELQFINYR; encoded by the coding sequence ATGGCTGTTAATTATTCCTTTGACGTTGTTAGCGATTTTGAGCGACAAGAATTGGTAAACGCTGTGGATCAAACTCTGCGAGAAATCAAAAGTCGTTATGATCTTAAAGATACCAATACCACCGTAGAACTCACAGACGATAAACTGACTATTAATACTAATAGTGACTTGACTTTGCAAGCGGTACAAGATGTACTACGAACTAAGGCGGCTAAACGTAATTTATCTCAGAAAATCTTTGAATATGGTACTCCTGAATCAGTTAGTGGAAACCGTTTACGCCAAGAAATTACCTTGAAAAAAGGTATTGATGCTGAAATCGCCAAAAAAATCACCAAAATGATTCGGGATAATTGCAAAAAAGTACAAGCTTCGATTCAGGGTGATGCGGTGAGAATTTCGGCAAAGTCTAAAGATGATTTGCAAACAGTCATCCAAATGATTAAGGAAGAAGATTGGACGATTGAACTACAGTTTATTAATTATCGTTAA
- a CDS encoding inorganic diphosphatase, which yields MDLSLIPAQPKPGLVNVLVEIPGGSKNKYEFDKDLNAFCLDRVLYSSVAYPYDYGFIPNTLADDGDPLDGIVMIDQPTFPGCVITARPIGMLEMIDGGDRDEKILCVPAKDPRYAQVMSLKDIPEHRLEEIAEFFRTYKNLEKKVTEIKGWKDASTVNSLVEACIKAAKY from the coding sequence GTGGATCTGTCCCTGATTCCTGCCCAACCCAAACCTGGTTTAGTGAATGTCTTAGTGGAAATTCCCGGTGGAAGCAAAAATAAATACGAATTTGATAAAGATTTAAACGCTTTTTGTCTGGATCGCGTGCTTTATTCTTCGGTAGCTTATCCCTATGATTATGGATTTATTCCTAATACCTTAGCCGATGATGGCGATCCTTTAGACGGAATAGTAATGATCGACCAACCAACATTTCCAGGCTGTGTGATCACCGCTAGACCCATAGGAATGCTAGAAATGATCGATGGTGGCGATCGCGATGAAAAAATTCTCTGTGTACCAGCTAAAGATCCTCGCTACGCTCAAGTAATGTCTCTTAAAGACATCCCTGAACATCGCTTGGAAGAAATAGCCGAATTTTTCAGAACTTACAAAAACCTGGAGAAAAAAGTTACCGAAATTAAAGGATGGAAAGACGCCTCAACGGTAAATTCTCTTGTAGAAGCCTGTATTAAAGCAGCCAAATACTAG
- a CDS encoding NAD(P)H-quinone oxidoreductase subunit M, protein MLLKSTTRHVRIYAAEIQANDLVESDNVLTLDVDPDNEFNWTEEALQSVYRHFDELVESYSGEELTEYNLRRIGSDLEHHIGSLLKKGQISYNLDARVLNYSMGLPKIDNPESEGRY, encoded by the coding sequence ATGTTACTAAAATCCACTACTCGCCATGTTCGTATTTACGCGGCAGAAATACAAGCAAACGACCTGGTCGAGAGCGATAACGTTTTAACCTTAGACGTGGATCCAGACAATGAGTTTAATTGGACCGAAGAAGCTCTACAATCTGTTTATCGTCACTTCGATGAACTAGTAGAATCATATAGTGGCGAAGAATTGACTGAATATAATCTCCGTCGGATAGGTTCTGATTTAGAACACCATATCGGGTCTTTGCTAAAAAAAGGTCAAATTAGCTATAATCTAGACGCTAGAGTTCTCAACTACAGCATGGGCTTACCTAAAATAGATAACCCTGAAAGCGAGGGTAGATATTAG
- a CDS encoding PP2C family serine/threonine-protein phosphatase, with protein MRNTAAKVQCTNPSCQVFNLESENFCSKCRTPIIKRYLWAIAETVPDFQTGETLGDRYLVKQPRLFLDTKPAQNPECIDNIPDVLSPYFWLFPYRLHIPQVYGLLPNPSGSLIWLLEYNYLPLSQETLWSDAELLPPLTEIWKDASPLRQLNWLWQIAKLWHPLVKVKVAVSLLNPSLLRSRGQILQLQELDLSPQQTPELSELGKLWSDWIESSAPPIREFLTQLCQNLKNGKIQKIEQLLSILDQATYRWGQKQQKNYQIFSLTDPGPTREKNEDSCSPPPGTLLNHPPRVIVCDGLGGQEGGEIASQLAVESLEKHLTQLRFEDKSWRPKRNINQLDKIIHQANDQISERNDQEQRRERRRMGTTLLMGVAESHEIYLTHIGDSRIYLITKNGGYQITVDDDLASREVRLGYSTYRDALESPNSGALIQALGMGSSSSLHINRKRLILDEDCVFLFCSDGLSDFDRVEQYWESQILPVITQGINVATVAQQLLEIANEKNGHDNVTVALLYCQVSSDRDQQSLAWSEIQLPETIIPSEESEDISTSELTTQPMSEVRSQQNFPLKTSHESSAESLTSKNTSQFKPVVALLSLVILGSGGYWLWSRLYPRWNLNPASIPEQNQEFLKVGDIIKITQDVPVAKNKVLPSGSRLQILAIAPNQYRVRDISQPESTELITKADLKDNYQKIGFKAPSF; from the coding sequence ATGAGAAATACTGCGGCAAAAGTTCAATGTACCAATCCTAGTTGTCAGGTATTTAATCTCGAATCTGAAAACTTTTGTTCTAAATGCAGAACACCAATAATAAAACGCTATCTCTGGGCTATAGCTGAAACTGTTCCCGATTTCCAGACTGGCGAAACATTAGGCGATCGCTATCTAGTTAAACAACCCAGACTTTTTTTAGATACTAAACCCGCTCAAAATCCCGAATGTATAGACAATATACCCGATGTCCTCAGTCCCTATTTTTGGTTATTTCCCTATCGTCTCCACATTCCCCAAGTTTACGGACTGCTTCCCAATCCTTCGGGTTCTTTGATTTGGTTGCTTGAGTATAATTACTTACCGCTGAGTCAAGAAACGCTCTGGAGTGACGCTGAACTATTACCTCCGTTGACAGAGATATGGAAAGACGCTTCTCCCCTGCGTCAACTTAATTGGTTGTGGCAAATCGCTAAGCTATGGCACCCCCTAGTTAAAGTCAAGGTCGCAGTTAGCTTACTCAATCCATCTTTGTTGAGGAGTAGGGGACAAATCCTGCAACTGCAAGAGTTGGATCTCAGTCCCCAGCAAACCCCCGAACTGTCAGAACTGGGTAAGCTGTGGTCTGACTGGATTGAATCGAGCGCTCCTCCAATTAGAGAATTCTTAACGCAACTTTGTCAAAATCTAAAAAACGGTAAAATCCAGAAAATTGAGCAATTGTTATCGATTCTTGACCAAGCTACCTATCGCTGGGGACAGAAACAACAAAAAAATTATCAGATTTTTAGTTTGACCGATCCAGGTCCAACTAGAGAGAAAAATGAAGATAGTTGTTCCCCTCCCCCGGGAACTTTACTTAATCACCCGCCTAGAGTGATTGTTTGCGATGGTTTAGGAGGTCAAGAAGGAGGTGAAATAGCCTCTCAATTGGCTGTAGAATCTTTAGAAAAGCATCTGACTCAGCTTCGCTTTGAAGATAAATCCTGGCGACCTAAACGGAATATCAATCAGTTAGATAAAATCATTCATCAAGCCAACGACCAAATCAGTGAGCGCAACGATCAAGAACAGCGACGAGAACGCCGACGCATGGGTACTACTCTCTTGATGGGTGTGGCTGAATCCCATGAAATCTATTTAACTCATATTGGTGATTCTCGCATTTATTTGATTACTAAAAATGGGGGTTATCAGATCACCGTTGACGATGATTTGGCGTCTCGAGAAGTCCGCTTAGGCTACTCAACCTATCGAGATGCTCTTGAATCTCCGAATTCGGGGGCTTTGATTCAAGCTTTGGGGATGGGATCTTCTAGTAGTTTACATATCAACCGTAAACGTCTAATTCTTGACGAAGACTGCGTATTTTTGTTCTGTTCTGACGGTTTAAGCGACTTTGATCGAGTAGAACAGTATTGGGAAAGCCAAATTCTCCCAGTGATTACTCAGGGGATTAATGTGGCAACGGTAGCTCAGCAGTTGCTAGAAATTGCCAATGAAAAAAATGGTCATGATAACGTGACAGTGGCCTTATTATATTGTCAAGTTAGCTCAGATCGAGATCAACAGAGTTTAGCTTGGTCTGAGATTCAACTACCTGAGACTATCATTCCTTCAGAAGAGAGCGAGGATATTTCAACCTCTGAACTAACAACCCAACCTATGAGTGAGGTTCGCAGTCAGCAAAATTTCCCTCTGAAAACTAGTCATGAGAGCTCAGCAGAGTCTTTAACTTCAAAAAATACTTCCCAGTTTAAACCGGTGGTAGCTCTGTTGTCTCTAGTGATACTAGGATCTGGCGGTTATTGGCTTTGGAGTCGATTATATCCTCGTTGGAATCTAAATCCTGCCTCAATTCCTGAGCAAAATCAAGAATTTTTAAAAGTGGGAGATATCATTAAAATTACTCAGGATGTTCCTGTAGCCAAGAATAAGGTACTCCCATCTGGTAGCCGTTTGCAGATTTTAGCGATCGCTCCCAATCAATATCGAGTCCGAGATATTAGTCAACCAGAATCTACCGAGTTAATCACCAAAGCAGATTTAAAAGATAATTACCAAAAAATTGGGTTTAAAGCCCCGTCTTTCTAG
- a CDS encoding DUF29 domain-containing protein — translation MFCTLYDRDYHQWLKQTAQQLRTRSFDEVDWDNLIEEIEDMGKSQRRALESYVIRLLEHLLKLAYWQSERDRLGNHWAAKIVNFRYQILERLQDSPSLKTALEGIYCETLPVAIKSVSKLCSLPPDAHISLEQALDEDWFPE, via the coding sequence ATGTTTTGTACTTTATACGATCGCGATTACCATCAGTGGCTCAAACAAACAGCTCAACAACTACGCACAAGATCGTTCGACGAAGTGGACTGGGACAATTTGATTGAAGAAATAGAAGACATGGGCAAAAGCCAAAGACGGGCTTTAGAGAGCTATGTGATCCGTCTTTTAGAGCATTTGTTAAAATTAGCTTATTGGCAATCAGAAAGAGACAGATTGGGCAACCATTGGGCTGCAAAAATAGTAAATTTTCGCTACCAGATTCTAGAGCGATTACAAGATTCTCCCAGTTTAAAAACCGCTCTAGAAGGTATTTACTGCGAAACTTTGCCCGTAGCGATCAAGTCTGTATCTAAATTGTGTTCTCTTCCCCCTGATGCTCATATTTCTTTAGAGCAAGCTCTGGATGAGGATTGGTTTCCAGAGTGA
- a CDS encoding alpha/beta hydrolase, with amino-acid sequence MKLSKVKTKIWQVSKVLILLYLLLAFALRIAQTRLLFFPSAEVALTPLAVNLPYENVEIVMGESKLSAWWIPAKQPEGPTLLYLHGNGSNLGDLLDEALIFYNLGISTLLIDYRGYGESQGPFPNEVRVYEDAEAAWRYLTTQRQIKSESIFVYGHSLGGAIALELASKHPEIAGVIVEGSFTSIAEMIDHLFPVQIFPKSLILTQKFDSLSKISNITVPILIIHGTNDSVVPYFMSQRLFAAASGAKFLVLIEGAGHNNVIQEYTEKYTQAVVNFIKKLGSCATLFLYINIKKT; translated from the coding sequence ATGAAATTATCTAAAGTAAAAACAAAAATTTGGCAAGTAAGTAAAGTCTTGATATTATTGTATCTATTATTGGCTTTCGCTTTGAGAATCGCTCAAACCCGGTTATTATTTTTCCCTTCTGCTGAAGTTGCATTAACACCCCTAGCTGTCAACCTTCCTTACGAAAACGTGGAGATTGTGATGGGAGAATCCAAATTGTCCGCTTGGTGGATTCCCGCGAAGCAACCCGAAGGTCCAACGCTGCTATATTTACATGGTAACGGTAGTAATTTAGGGGATTTACTAGACGAGGCTTTAATATTTTACAACTTGGGAATCAGTACATTGTTGATTGATTACCGAGGTTATGGCGAAAGTCAAGGACCTTTTCCCAATGAAGTGCGTGTCTACGAAGATGCAGAAGCTGCTTGGAGGTATCTTACCACCCAGCGACAAATAAAGAGTGAGTCAATTTTTGTTTATGGTCATTCTTTAGGGGGTGCGATCGCTTTGGAATTAGCATCTAAACATCCTGAGATTGCTGGGGTAATCGTTGAGGGTTCTTTTACATCTATAGCAGAGATGATTGATCATCTTTTTCCTGTGCAAATCTTCCCCAAAAGTTTAATTTTGACGCAAAAGTTTGATTCTTTGAGTAAAATTAGCAATATTACTGTCCCTATTTTGATTATACATGGTACTAATGATTCTGTAGTCCCTTATTTTATGAGTCAAAGGCTATTTGCTGCTGCTTCTGGTGCTAAATTTTTGGTTTTAATTGAAGGTGCAGGACATAATAATGTAATTCAAGAGTACACAGAAAAGTATACTCAAGCAGTGGTCAATTTTATCAAAAAATTGGGTAGTTGTGCTACTTTATTTTTGTATATAAATATTAAAAAAACATGA
- a CDS encoding SDR family oxidoreductase, producing the protein MNFKHQNAIITGGSSGIGKETARLLVLAGSNLCLIARDLTKLAKIQSELMTQRVFPEQKILIYSADVSNQQQIKSVIARAIANLGVPDLLITSAGITHPDYFSNLSSEIFEQMMAVNYFGSLYCVQTVLPYMLKKGTGHIVFISSAAGLIGIYGYTAYSASKFAIRGLAESLRLELKPAGITLSVVYPPDTDTPQLETENKTKPPETKAIAGAVKIWSPEAIAQEILKGIKQKTFMITPGLEISFLSKFHSLLATPLNWYFEAKIKQIQRQNPLN; encoded by the coding sequence ATGAACTTTAAGCATCAAAATGCTATTATTACGGGTGGATCCAGTGGAATTGGGAAAGAAACGGCTAGATTATTAGTTTTAGCTGGGAGTAATCTGTGTTTGATTGCTCGAGATTTGACTAAACTAGCCAAAATTCAATCAGAATTGATGACACAAAGAGTGTTCCCTGAGCAAAAAATACTTATCTATAGTGCTGACGTTAGCAATCAACAGCAAATTAAAAGTGTAATAGCTCGAGCGATCGCTAATCTAGGAGTACCCGATCTCTTAATCACCTCTGCGGGAATCACCCACCCGGATTATTTTAGCAACTTATCTTCAGAAATCTTTGAGCAAATGATGGCGGTTAATTATTTTGGTTCTCTCTATTGTGTTCAGACTGTATTACCATATATGCTTAAAAAAGGTACAGGTCATATAGTCTTTATCTCCTCTGCTGCAGGATTAATCGGTATCTATGGTTATACTGCCTATAGTGCTAGTAAATTTGCGATTAGGGGATTAGCAGAGTCTTTGCGTTTAGAATTAAAACCCGCAGGAATTACGCTTTCAGTTGTCTATCCCCCAGATACCGATACTCCTCAACTAGAAACAGAAAATAAAACTAAACCTCCTGAAACAAAAGCGATCGCAGGTGCCGTTAAAATTTGGAGTCCAGAAGCGATCGCCCAAGAAATCCTCAAAGGAATCAAACAAAAAACCTTTATGATTACACCCGGATTAGAAATTAGTTTTCTCTCTAAATTCCACAGCTTATTAGCAACACCCCTGAACTGGTATTTTGAAGCGAAAATCAAGCAAATACAAAGACAAAATCCCCTTAATTAA
- a CDS encoding DUF6737 family protein: protein MSSDKINPWKYKPWWCQPWSILLTGIIVIFGSWEVTQLIWLSILVSLLILAWWSYFLLIWPKMVNEYYGSRGEKYREN from the coding sequence ATGAGTTCGGATAAAATCAATCCCTGGAAGTATAAGCCATGGTGGTGTCAACCTTGGTCTATTTTATTAACTGGTATAATAGTAATTTTCGGTAGTTGGGAAGTGACTCAACTCATCTGGTTAAGCATTTTAGTAAGTCTGCTGATTTTAGCCTGGTGGAGCTATTTTTTACTAATCTGGCCAAAAATGGTCAACGAATACTATGGGTCTAGAGGCGAAAAGTACCGAGAAAACTAA
- a CDS encoding alpha/beta hydrolase: MKLKLTLLAIFSNLCLSTPAYAASTIYLIYGPFNFSLPVESLTTFTESGEIDKKLSFYLNFLSEEERLQLRKFLNTRFDIKPFTLYKLGNTYAGKSLIHLLGKGIQIPGGRNGYYAIRGSLIQTALSTEGLTIINVIRNFPTDIQIDVSYLLKLIKEINSLVKDTELFMDNLELEPVNKYYLSAVSLQVVNDPEYLSGHGFTPPYTLHLTPYTLPQPVDKNARSLPFNPSQSGQFIVSKEIITFQDYDRQRELKTVIYLPENKENTIPVILLSNGLGAQIDRFESLAYHLTSYGFGVVIIDHPQSNYERQQDFYQGFYQEPFPATEFIDRPLDITFILDQLEEINLTQFSSRLQLDKVGIFGYSFGATTAFSLAGAQINFTQLQQDCESPNGFYNISILYQCRALELPAQNYDLRDNRIQAIFAFFPFGRSLFGQEQLNKINIPVFLQTSDQDVVTPLMVEQISLFTWLSSPEKYMAIAENLAHSRAMIQLVNQRNNLSISDKEVIQTTENYLNALNLIFFKVYLNQDERDQDYLTHKNLEFLIQEPFNLHIINSDFSWE, encoded by the coding sequence ATGAAACTTAAATTAACCCTCTTAGCTATTTTTAGTAATTTATGTCTGTCTACTCCCGCTTATGCTGCGTCAACAATATATTTAATTTATGGTCCTTTTAATTTTTCCCTTCCTGTAGAATCTTTGACAACATTTACTGAGTCTGGAGAAATCGATAAAAAGCTCAGTTTTTACCTGAATTTTTTAAGTGAGGAAGAACGTTTACAGCTTAGAAAATTTCTCAATACTCGTTTTGACATCAAACCGTTTACACTCTACAAGTTAGGAAACACCTACGCAGGTAAATCACTGATTCACTTATTAGGAAAAGGAATACAAATACCTGGAGGTCGAAATGGCTATTATGCGATCAGAGGTTCACTCATTCAAACTGCACTCAGCACAGAGGGGTTAACTATTATTAATGTTATTCGTAATTTTCCTACAGATATTCAAATCGATGTATCTTATTTATTAAAACTTATCAAAGAAATTAATAGTTTAGTTAAAGACACAGAACTATTTATGGATAACTTAGAGCTTGAACCAGTCAACAAGTACTATTTGTCTGCCGTCTCTCTTCAAGTTGTTAATGATCCAGAATATTTGTCTGGTCACGGTTTTACCCCTCCCTACACCCTACACCTTACACCCTACACCCTACCCCAACCAGTCGACAAAAATGCAAGATCTTTACCCTTTAATCCTAGTCAATCTGGTCAATTTATTGTTTCCAAAGAAATTATTACTTTCCAGGATTATGATAGACAGCGTGAGCTAAAAACAGTAATATATTTACCAGAAAATAAAGAAAACACAATTCCCGTTATCCTACTATCTAATGGTTTAGGAGCGCAAATTGATCGATTTGAATCCTTAGCTTATCACCTAACTTCTTATGGATTCGGCGTAGTTATTATCGATCATCCCCAAAGTAATTATGAGCGACAACAAGATTTTTATCAAGGTTTTTATCAAGAACCATTCCCAGCAACCGAGTTTATTGATCGCCCTTTAGATATTACTTTTATTTTGGATCAACTCGAAGAAATTAATCTGACTCAGTTCTCTAGCAGACTACAATTAGATAAAGTGGGAATATTTGGTTATTCTTTTGGAGCGACTACAGCTTTTTCTCTAGCAGGAGCACAAATTAATTTTACACAACTACAGCAAGATTGTGAATCACCCAATGGTTTTTATAATATTTCTATCCTATATCAATGTCGTGCTTTAGAACTACCTGCCCAAAATTATGATTTGCGAGATAATCGTATTCAAGCTATTTTTGCTTTTTTCCCCTTTGGTCGTAGTCTTTTTGGACAAGAGCAATTAAATAAGATTAATATTCCTGTGTTTTTACAAACTAGCGATCAAGATGTAGTTACTCCTCTCATGGTAGAACAAATTTCTCTATTTACCTGGTTAAGTTCCCCAGAAAAATACATGGCTATAGCTGAAAATCTGGCTCACAGTCGCGCTATGATACAGTTAGTTAATCAAAGAAATAATCTATCTATTTCAGACAAAGAAGTCATCCAAACAACTGAAAATTATCTCAATGCTTTAAACTTAATTTTTTTTAAGGTTTATTTGAATCAAGATGAGCGAGACCAGGATTATTTAACCCATAAAAATCTAGAATTTCTCATTCAAGAGCCTTTTAATTTACATATAATAAACAGCGATTTTAGCTGGGAATAG
- a CDS encoding type II toxin-antitoxin system HicB family antitoxin: MTREFNVIIERDVEGYFIASVPTLPGCHTQAKSLDELIERIQEAIVLCLEFEDNLESPYLSLSYFLKNGVMYKQGKNLERWNQKYFN; encoded by the coding sequence ATGACCCGAGAGTTTAATGTAATTATTGAGCGAGATGTAGAGGGATATTTCATCGCTTCTGTCCCTACTCTTCCTGGGTGTCATACCCAAGCTAAATCCCTGGATGAATTAATAGAACGTATTCAAGAAGCGATTGTTCTTTGTTTGGAATTTGAAGATAATTTAGAAAGTCCCTATTTAAGTCTCTCATATTTTTTGAAAAATGGTGTTATGTACAAGCAGGGAAAAAATCTAGAACGATGGAATCAAAAGTATTTTAATTAA
- a CDS encoding DNA recombination-mediator protein A, producing the protein MSQSAEIDQLDTLAQELAAIQQTSSKRIALLGSRHVPITHQHLIEMMSYALVLSGNRLITSGATGTNAAAIKGAMRADPNLLTVILPQSLDKQPRESQEQLNQVLHLVENPENDHLSLGEASTLCNREIISRCQQLICFAFHDSQTLLQTCTEAEEQRKVVTLFYFD; encoded by the coding sequence TTGAGTCAATCAGCAGAAATAGATCAACTAGATACCCTGGCGCAAGAACTAGCCGCGATTCAGCAAACCAGTTCTAAGCGTATCGCTTTACTCGGTTCGCGCCATGTTCCCATAACTCACCAGCACCTAATTGAGATGATGAGTTACGCTTTGGTGCTTTCAGGAAATCGCCTAATTACCTCCGGAGCAACGGGGACTAATGCCGCGGCAATAAAAGGTGCAATGCGGGCAGATCCCAACTTGTTAACCGTAATTTTACCCCAAAGTCTAGATAAACAACCCAGAGAATCTCAAGAGCAACTAAATCAAGTGCTTCATCTGGTGGAAAATCCCGAAAATGATCACCTTTCTCTGGGAGAGGCTAGTACCTTGTGCAACCGAGAGATTATTTCTCGTTGTCAGCAACTTATTTGCTTTGCTTTCCATGATAGTCAAACTTTACTACAGACTTGCACTGAAGCAGAAGAACAACGAAAGGTGGTTACTCTTTTTTACTTTGACTAG